One stretch of Scatophagus argus isolate fScaArg1 chromosome 18, fScaArg1.pri, whole genome shotgun sequence DNA includes these proteins:
- the LOC124049587 gene encoding collagen alpha-1(XVIII) chain-like isoform X4: MGDLTGRWARFTLTVQGAEVRLYMDCEEYHRVAFTRSPQPLTFEASSGIFVGNAGGTGLARFVGSIQQLVLKSDPTAPDDQCEEDDPYASGYGSGDDAYEDPQGRDEVKKVVEEREYAMPFPELDPTYSTPVRAPPTEMSRFDDDEDDENVEENSGQEVEVTTEEVNSFQAGTSPSTRDTVSLGQKGEQGEPGPPGPPGPPGPPGQSSGDGEGGEPGPRGPQGPQGHPGPPGVPGTDGQPGSKGETGVPGATGIPGFPGLPGEPGPKGEKGDPGVGLPGPPGPPGPPGQPSKSFLEGSGFEDFDSDAEIIRGPPGPPGPPGLPGLPGLPGAPSEDIFPGPPGAPGKDGQKGEPGLPGVDGKDGDPGPVGEKGDKGDSGVNGQPGPKGDQGPPGFPGLPGSEGPEGQPGPRGQPGPPGPPGPPGKSFSLDFEDLEGSGILSGFGAGLPRGPQGPPGIPGLQGPEGKDGFPGLPGRPGPKGEPGSSGPPGSPGLEGIKGAEGPRGEKGDPGQKGEAGRDGLSLPGPPGPPGPPGPIVNLQDLLLNDTDGAFNFSGIFEAQGPTGPRGPKGDVGLPGVQGPPGLKGEKGEPGFGIAADASMMSGLTGPMGPKGDKGDNGVPGPAGVQGPMGPPGHKGDFGFPGRPGRPGLMGPKGERGDSVGLPGPPGPPGLPGRPGIFNCPKGTVFPIPPRPHCKMANCSRMVLKYSCMLHVQSGKVKVQCQNSHELNPNGTIQVGNCQTGPKGEKGERGLPGMPAPPYSFFPKEGLETSGNQGIKGEKGEKGEAGLPGRPGIPGRPGHMGPKGQSVVGLPGPPGIPGAPGLPGLGRPGMIGPPGPPGPPGPPVLPLRYGSALTIAGPTGPPGPPGPPGPPGPSGNAASLKTFSTRDAMMQHTVRDAEGTLSYVTATGSLFLKVPQGWKEIQLGSLIYLSSNIIPQDEPRVAYQIRGDTVERIRSVNERLNLVALNQPHSGDMMGLNTADRMCYEQAKAMGLAPNYRAFISSHRQDLVHVVYPGFRETLPVTNLRGDVMFKSWRSIFNGDGGAINTRIPIYSFDGRDVLADPFWPEKSIWHGSTGRGLRVVDKHCEMWRADHMSVTGQSSSLTSGLLLGQQTRSCSNQYIVLCIETHKNF; encoded by the exons ggCTCCATCCAGCAGCTGGTGTTAAAGTCAGATCCCACGGCCCCAGATGACCAGTGTGAAGAGGACGATCCTTAT GCCTCTGGATATGGAAGTGGTGATGATGCTTATGAGGACCCGCAAGGAAGAGACGAAGTGAAGAAGgttgtggaggagagagagtaTGCCATg ccCTTCCCAGAGCTGGATCCCACTTACAGCACCCCAGTCCGAGCTCCACCCACTGAGATGTCGCgatttgatgatgatgaggatgatgaaaatGTAGAGGAGAAttctggacaggaagtggaggtgACCACAGAAGaag TAAACTCATTTCAGGCAGGTACTTCACCCTCCACACGTGACACT GTGTCTCTAGGACAGAAAGGGGAGCAGGGTGAGCCTGGTCCTCCTGGTCCCCCGGGACCACCTGGCCCTCCAGGACAATCCTCAGGAGATGGGGAAGGAGGGGAGCCAGGACCCCGGGGTCCACAAGGACCACAGGGACATCCAGGCCCACCTGGAGTTCCTGGGACAGATGGACAACCT GGAAGCAAAGGTGAAACTGGTGTCCCA GGAGCAACTGGGATTCCTGGATTCCCAGGACTACCAGGAGAGCCTGGTCCTAAGGGAGAAAAG GGTGATCCTGGTGTTGGACTACCGGGTCCCCCAGGCCCTCCTGGACCTCCAGGTCAACCTAGCAAATCTTTCCTG GAGGGTTCTGGATTTGAAGACTTCGACAGTGATGCTGAGATTATTAGA GGGCCTCCAGGGCCTCCTGGCCCCCCAGGACTGCCAGGACTGCCAGGGCTCCCAGGAGCCCCGTCTGAGGATATCTTTCCTGGACCACCTGGTGCCCCTGGGAAGGATGGACAGAAGGGTGAACCTGGACTGCCT GGTGTTGATGGAAAGGATGGGGATCCAGGACCTGTGGGGGAGAAAGGAGACAAG GGAGATTCTGGTGTGAACGGGCAACCGGGACCAAAG GGAGATCAGGGTCCTCCGGGGTTTCCAGGCCTACCAGGCTCAGAGGGTCCAGAAGGGCAGCCTGGTCCCAGGGGTCAGCCTGGTCCTCCTGGGCCTCCAGGTCCCCCTGGAAAAAGCTTTTCGTTGGACTTTGAG GACTTGGAAGGATCTGGGATCCTGAGTGGTTTTGGAGCTGGTCTCCCCAGAGGCCCACAG GGTCCTCCAGGAATCCCTGGATTACAAGGACCCGAG GGTAAAGATGGTTTCCCCGGCCTCCCGGGAAGACCGGGTCCAAAG GGGGAGCCAGGGTCTTCAGGACCACCAGGGTCTCCTGGACTGGAGGGAATTAAAGGGGCAGAG GGACCAAGGGGAGAAAAAGGTGATCCAGGACAAAAG ggaGAGGCGGGACGGGACGGGCTCAGTTTGCCTGGCCCTCCAGGTCCACCTGGACCACCAGGACCCATTGTCAACCTGCAGGAT CTTCTACTTAACGATACAGATGGAGCTTTCAACTTCTCAGGGATTTTTGAAGCTCAGGGACCCACT GGACCTCGGGGTCCAAAGGGCGACGTTGGTTTGCCAGGAGTTCAAGGACCTCCAGGACTGAAA GGTGAAAAGGGTGAGCCAGGGTTTGGCATCGCCGCAGATGCGTCCATGATGTCAGGCCTGACTGGTCCGATGGGACCCAAAGGAGACAAG GGTGATAATGGTGTACCAGGACCTGCTGGAGTTCAA GGTCCTATGGGACCACCAGGACACAAAGGAGATTTTGGTTTTCCTGGAAGACCT ggTCGTCCAGGCCTGATGGGAccaaaaggagagagaggggactCTGTAGGCCTGCCG gGACCTCCTGGTCCACCTGGGCTACCGGGCCGTCCAGGAATATTCAACTGCCCCAAAGGA ACGGTCTTCCCCATCCCTCCCAGACCTCACTGCAAAATGGCT AACTGTTCGAGGATGGTTCTGAAATATTCCTGCATGCTGCACGTCCAGTCTGGAAAGGTGAAGGTTCAATGCCAAAACAGTCACGAG CTTAATCCCAATGGAACCATTCAAGTTG GTAACTGTCAGACGGGaccaaaaggagaaaagggggagagaggacTTCCTGGAATGCCAGCACCACCAT ACTCCTTTTTTCCCAAGGAGGGCTTG GAGACTAGCGGTAACCAGGGCATtaaaggagaaaagggagaaaaagggGAGGCGGGGTTGCCCGGGAGACCAGGTATCCCTGGGAGACCAGGGCACATG GGACCCAAGGGACAGTCAGTGGTTGGTCTACCAGGCCCTCCCGGGATCCCTGGTGCACCGGGTTTGCCAGGCTTAGGCAGGCCAGGAATGATTGGTCCTCCTGGTCCACCAGGGCCTCCAGGACCCCCTGTGTTACCTTTAAGATATGGCTCAG CTTTGACCATTGCTGGACCCACTGgccctcctggaccccctggaCCCCCTGGCCCTCCTGGACCTTCTGGTAACGCAGCATCA CTGAAAACATTTTCGACCCGTGACGCTATGATGCAGCACACTGTCAGGGATGCAGAGGGAACTCTGTCGTACGTCACAGCAACAGGAAGTCTCTTCCTTAAGGTTCCCCAGGGATGGAAAGAGATCCAG CTTGGCAGTCTGATCTACCTCTCCAGTAACATTATCCCACAAGATGAG CCTCGAGTTGCATATCAGATACGAGGAGACACGGTGGAAAGAATACGTTCAGTTAATGAAAGG CTCAACCTCGTGGCCTTGAACCAGCCCCACTCGGGCGACATGATGGGTCTCAACACAGCTGACCGAATGTGTTATGAGCAAGCCAAGGCGATGGGTTTGGCTCCAAACTACCGTGCCTTCATTTCTTCTCACAGACAAGACCTGGTCCATGTGGTCTATCCTGGTTTCCGGGAAACTCTGCCAGTAACCAACCTCAGG GGAGATGTGATGTTTAAGAGCTGGCGATCAATTTTCAACGGCGACGGGGGGGCAATCAATACCAGGATACCCATCTACTCCTTTGATGGCCGGGATGTTTTAGCTGACCCCTTCTG GCCCGAGAAGAGTATCTGGCACGGCTCCACCGGCAGGGGTCTCAGAGTGGTGGACAAACACTGTGAGATGTGGCGAGCGGACCACATGTCTGTCACAGGCCAGTCGTCGAGTCTGACCTCAGGTCTGCTCCTGGGCCAGCAGACACGGAGCTGTTCAAACCAGTACATTGTTCTTTGCATTGAGACCCACAAAAACTTTTAA
- the LOC124049590 gene encoding apolipoprotein D-like, whose product MKAFQVLFVLLLTAAAVDGQSFHAGSCSHPSVQENFNITKYMGTWYEIEKLPAVFERGKCNQATYSLLDDGTVSVRNAELLSNGKINSIEGIAKVKDSSQPAILGVSFFKGVPDAPYWVLSTDYQSYALVYSCSDYFGLFHIDFAWVLARTRVLAEDIISELHEKLAAAGVNVNRLTVSNQTGCEPTN is encoded by the exons ATGAAGGCATTCCAG GTCCTCTTTGTGCTCCTTCTGACTGCTGCAGCGGTTGACGGTCAGTCTTTCCACGCTGGCAGTTGCTCCCATCCATCTGTTCAGGAGAACTTCAACATTACAAAG TATATGGGCACCTGGTATGAAATAGAGAAGCTCCCAGCTGTGTttgagagaggaaaatgtaaCCAAGCTACATACAGTCTTCTTGATGATGGAACAGTCAGTGTTCGCaatgcagagctgct GTCTAACGGGAAGATAAATTCAATTGAGGGAATTGCCAAAGTTAAAGACTCATCTCAACCTGCTATTCTGGGTGTCAGCTTCTTTAAAG GTGTTCCAGATGCTCCCTACTGGGTACTCTCCACAGACTACCAGTCATATGCTCTGGTGTACTCTTGCTCCGACTACTTTGGCCTTTTCCACATTGACTTCGCCTGGGTCCTGGCTCGCACTCGGGTGCTGGCTGAGGACATTATCAGCGAGTTGCACGAAAAGCTGGCCGCTGCTGGTGTAAACGTAAATCGCCTTACGGTCAGCAATCAGACCGGATGTGAACCCACAAACTGA
- the ggh gene encoding gamma-glutamyl hydrolase: protein MAKLSRATVCFAFRKMILLAVCVSLSCLPFFSSANRNDSINDRPIIGVLAQDVHSPTPNRTAYIAASYVKFLESAGARVVPVMINQTLEEYKTLFNSLNGILYPGGGASIISSGYERAAKIFYELAIEANQRGDYFPVWGTCLGYEQLTYLTSGKLVLSHTNTSGVSLPLNFTDDAKLSKMFKGFPAELMKDLASQPLTENSHKWSLAVSTYNVNEELKKFYKVLSTNTDGITEFVSTVEAYDYPIYGTQWHPEKNAFEWTRPYIPHSPSAVKTTFYMAEFFVSEARKNMHKFESKEEESKALIYNYSPVYTGPNGVFEQIYYF from the exons ATGGCAAAGCTCAGCCGCGCTACTGTATGCTTTGCTTTTAGAAAAATGATCTTGTTAGCGGTTTGCGTTTCTCTTTCGTGTCTACCGTTTTTTTCCTCAGCCAACAGAAACGACAGCATAAATGACAGACCCATTATTG gtGTTCTGGCTCAAGATGTGCATTCACCAACACCCAATCGCACTGCTTACATCGCTGCTTCTTATGTCAAGTTTCTGGAGTCGGCAGGAGCGAGAGTTGTTCCAGTCAT GATTAACCAGACACTGGAGGAGTATAAGACACTGTTTAACTCTCTTAATGG GATCCTCTACCCAGGCGGAGGTGCCAGCATTATCTCGTCTGGTTATGAAAGAGCTGCAAAAATCTTTTATGAGCTGGCTATTGAG GCAAACCAGAGAGGCGACTATTTTCCCGTGTGGGGCACCTGTCTGGGATATGAGCAGCTGACCTATTTGACTAGTGGAAAGTTAGTACTGTCACATACGAATACAAGTGGAGTGTCATTGCCTCTGAACTTCACTGATG ATGCCAAACTCAGCAAGATGTTTAAGGGCTTCCCAGCTGAACTCATGAAAGATCTGGCTTCGCAGCCACTGACAGAAAACTCGCACAAGTGGAGTTTGGCGGTGTCG aCTTACAACGTAAatgaggagctgaagaagtttTACAAAGTTCTCTCTACAAACACAGATGGAATAACAGAGTTTGTGTCGACAGTGGAAG CTTATGATTACCCAATTTATGGGACACAGTGGCATCCagagaaaaatgcatttgaGTGGACGAGGCCTTACATTCCGCATTCTCCATCAGCCGTCAAGACCACCTTCTACATGGCTGAATTCTTTGTCAGTGAAG CCAGGAAGAACATGCACAAATTTGAATccaaagaggaggagagcaaagcACTGATATACAACTACAGTCCTGTGTACACTGGGCCCAACGGTGTCTTTGAGCAAATATACTATTTCTGA